One window from the genome of Aquabacterium sp. A3 encodes:
- a CDS encoding glycosyltransferase family 4 protein: MKILYHHRTASKDGQAVHIEEMIEALRALGHEVRVVAPMAEDQSGQGQMGSDMGWVHKLKALMPKALYELMELAYSWVAYRKLMQAARDFQPDVIYERYNLFLLSGLMAARRLKLPLLLEVNAPLVEERSKHSGGLALPWLARWAEGTAWRGADRVLPVTRVLAQHVWDQGVPPQRVVVIPNGINRAHFAQAPSPDEAKSRLGLQGRLVLGFTGFVRDWHGVDRIIDWMATPHAPTNAQLLVVGDGPVRADLEAQARRLGLADRVAFTGVIDRDQVPAHVAAFDVALQPAVTAYASPLKLMEYLALGKAIVAPAVPNLLEVLTDGVNACLFEEGRPGQLEAALTRVCEDTALRERLAQGASDTIDRLQLTWLGNAGRVVALAQEAAR, from the coding sequence ATGAAAATTCTTTATCACCACCGCACGGCCTCCAAGGATGGGCAGGCGGTTCACATCGAAGAGATGATCGAGGCGCTGCGTGCCCTGGGGCACGAGGTGCGCGTGGTGGCGCCGATGGCCGAAGACCAGTCCGGCCAGGGCCAGATGGGCAGCGACATGGGCTGGGTGCACAAGCTCAAGGCCTTGATGCCCAAGGCCTTGTACGAGCTGATGGAGCTGGCCTACAGCTGGGTGGCCTACCGCAAACTGATGCAGGCTGCGCGCGACTTCCAACCCGATGTCATCTACGAGCGTTACAACCTGTTCTTGTTGTCGGGCCTGATGGCGGCGCGGCGCTTGAAGCTGCCCCTGCTGCTGGAAGTGAATGCGCCCTTGGTGGAAGAGCGCTCAAAGCACAGCGGTGGCCTGGCCCTGCCCTGGTTGGCCCGCTGGGCAGAGGGCACAGCCTGGCGAGGCGCCGACCGCGTGTTGCCCGTGACCCGCGTGCTGGCCCAACACGTGTGGGACCAGGGGGTGCCACCCCAGCGCGTGGTGGTCATCCCCAATGGCATCAACCGTGCGCATTTTGCGCAGGCACCTTCGCCAGACGAGGCCAAGTCGCGGCTGGGCCTGCAAGGACGGCTGGTGCTGGGGTTCACGGGATTCGTGCGCGACTGGCATGGCGTGGACCGCATCATCGACTGGATGGCCACACCACATGCCCCGACCAATGCGCAGCTGTTGGTGGTGGGTGATGGGCCGGTGCGCGCCGACCTGGAAGCCCAGGCGCGCCGTTTGGGCCTGGCCGACCGCGTGGCCTTCACGGGGGTGATTGACCGTGATCAGGTGCCCGCCCATGTGGCGGCGTTTGATGTGGCGCTGCAGCCGGCGGTGACCGCCTATGCCTCGCCCTTGAAGCTGATGGAGTACCTGGCCTTGGGCAAGGCCATCGTGGCGCCTGCCGTGCCCAACCTGCTGGAGGTGCTGACCGACGGCGTGAACGCCTGTTTGTTTGAAGAGGGGCGCCCCGGCCAACTGGAGGCGGCCCTGACGCGTGTGTGTGAAGACACCGCCCTGCGCGAGCGCCTGGCCCAGGGGGCCAGCGACACGATCGACCGCCTGCAGCTGACCTGGCTGGGCAATGCCGGCCGGGTGGTGGCCCTGGCGCAGGAGGCTGCACGGTGA
- a CDS encoding XrtA/PEP-CTERM system amidotransferase, with protein MCGISGMFDTRGQRLFDGALAARINNIQAHRGPDEADVHLEPGLALGHRRLSVIDLATGQQPLFVADGQVGIVFNGEIYNFQALRAELEALGHHFRTRSDTEVIAQAWLAWGPDCVLRLRGMFAFAIWDRREQTLFMARDRLGVKPLHYALLADGTLVFGSELKVITAHPGFERRIDPLAVEDYFALGYVPDPRCIYQGAHKLPAGHRMLWRRAAGGQAAAMPVSAPYWDVRFTLDNPISQADAEAELRERVKESVRLRMIADVPLGAFLSGGVDSSAVVAAMAGWSSTPVRTCAIGFDDPKYNESEFAQMVADRYQTDHRLEVVGSDDFDLIDQLAWLYDEPFADSSALPTYRVCQMARKHVTVALSGDGGDETLGGYRRYRMHLGEESARSALPLPVRRAVFGPLGWLYPKLDWAPQFLRAKTTFQALAMDGAQAYQHSMSRLRTDERRALLSPALQRQLGGYHTVELFRQHAQQAQTDDPLALVQYLDYKTWLVGDINTKVDRASMAHSLEVREPLMDHELIEWVATLPSRMKVAGGEGKFIFKKAFEPLLPHDVLYRPKMGFSVPLARWLRGPLAERMRGSVLGPRMLDCGFFNRQVLSQLVQQHLGGQRDHSDVLWSLLMFDAFLKVSEDGA; from the coding sequence ATGTGTGGCATATCCGGCATGTTTGACACGCGCGGCCAACGCCTGTTTGATGGGGCACTGGCGGCGCGCATCAACAACATCCAGGCCCACCGTGGCCCCGACGAGGCCGACGTGCACCTGGAGCCTGGCCTGGCGCTGGGACATCGCCGTTTGTCGGTGATCGACCTGGCCACGGGGCAGCAGCCCTTGTTCGTGGCCGACGGTCAGGTGGGCATCGTCTTCAATGGCGAGATCTACAACTTTCAGGCGCTGCGCGCCGAACTGGAGGCCTTGGGGCACCACTTCCGCACCCGCAGCGACACCGAAGTGATTGCCCAGGCCTGGCTGGCCTGGGGGCCAGACTGCGTGCTGCGTTTGCGTGGCATGTTCGCCTTTGCCATCTGGGATCGGCGCGAGCAAACATTGTTCATGGCCCGTGACCGTCTGGGGGTCAAGCCGCTGCATTACGCCTTGCTGGCCGATGGCACCTTGGTGTTTGGCTCTGAGCTGAAGGTGATCACGGCCCACCCGGGTTTTGAGCGGCGCATTGATCCGCTGGCGGTGGAAGACTACTTCGCACTGGGTTATGTGCCCGACCCGCGCTGCATCTACCAGGGCGCGCACAAGCTGCCGGCCGGGCACCGCATGTTGTGGCGCCGCGCGGCGGGCGGACAAGCAGCGGCCATGCCGGTGTCCGCGCCTTATTGGGACGTTCGCTTCACGCTGGACAACCCCATCAGCCAGGCCGATGCCGAGGCCGAGTTGCGCGAGCGCGTGAAGGAGTCGGTGCGCCTGCGCATGATCGCGGATGTGCCTTTGGGCGCCTTCTTGTCAGGGGGCGTGGACTCCAGCGCGGTGGTGGCGGCCATGGCGGGCTGGTCCAGCACGCCCGTGCGCACCTGCGCCATCGGCTTTGACGACCCCAAGTACAACGAATCCGAGTTTGCCCAGATGGTGGCCGATCGCTACCAGACCGATCACCGTCTGGAGGTGGTGGGCAGCGATGATTTTGACCTGATCGATCAACTGGCCTGGCTGTACGACGAGCCCTTTGCCGACAGCTCGGCGCTACCGACCTACCGGGTGTGCCAGATGGCACGCAAGCACGTGACGGTGGCCTTGTCGGGCGATGGGGGCGATGAGACCCTGGGTGGTTATCGGCGTTACCGCATGCACCTGGGCGAAGAATCGGCCCGCAGCGCCTTGCCCTTGCCTGTGCGCCGCGCGGTGTTCGGCCCACTGGGCTGGCTGTATCCCAAGCTGGACTGGGCGCCGCAGTTCTTGCGCGCCAAGACCACCTTCCAGGCCCTGGCCATGGACGGGGCGCAGGCCTACCAACACAGCATGTCACGCCTGCGCACCGACGAGCGACGCGCATTGCTGAGCCCGGCCTTGCAGCGCCAGTTGGGGGGCTATCACACGGTGGAGCTGTTCAGGCAACATGCGCAGCAGGCCCAGACGGACGACCCGCTGGCCCTGGTGCAGTACCTGGATTACAAAACCTGGCTGGTGGGCGACATCAACACCAAGGTGGACCGCGCCAGCATGGCGCATTCGCTGGAGGTGCGCGAGCCCTTGATGGACCACGAGCTGATCGAGTGGGTGGCCACCTTGCCCAGCCGCATGAAGGTGGCCGGCGGCGAAGGCAAGTTCATCTTCAAGAAGGCGTTTGAGCCCTTGCTGCCACACGATGTGCTGTACCGGCCCAAGATGGGGTTTTCGGTGCCGCTGGCGCGCTGGTTGCGCGGCCCGCTGGCCGAGCGCATGAGGGGCTCGGTGCTGGGCCCGCGCATGCTCGACTGTGGGTTCTTCAACCGGCAGGTGCTGAGCCAACTGGTGCAGCAGCACCTGGGCGGTCAGCGCGATCACAGCGATGTGCTGTGGTCGTTGCTGATGTTTGACGCGTTTTTGAAAGTCAGCGAGGACGGGGCATGA
- the xrtA gene encoding exosortase A produces MTRAQMIKALTPLVVACLAVLVVYWPTAVSMAEVWDRSNTYAHGWVIPPISLWLMWRERAALRAVPLQPSWWGLLPLGASMGLWLAGDLVAVNAATQLALVGMLVSMVPLLLGWRAARVWWFPLAFLFLAVPVGDFMLPVLMSWTADFTVLALRWSGVPVYREGLEFIIPSGSWSVVEACSGIRYLITGFMAGCLYGYLNYRSNWLRLKFVGLAVLVALLANWLRAYLIVMLGHHSGNTIATGVDHLIYGWFFFAIVLMILFWLGGRWTEPDAPPTPTIPTTSAMPLPSQGSTGRGWPALLLAGVLLATPLMALEVFRLGVSSQPVDVRLPPAAPGWQVAQGAEALPDWGPTLLNPSLERHQVYERADGARVGLHVGYFRQQGPQRKLVTSSNTVVSGDKEAPWALVSQAQATVQVDGRPLPVRAFDLRSTQGGLMAQPQRLRLHQWYWLNGRLTASDVRAKLWGAADLVLGRGDDGAILTVYALQGHDTEALLNDFMRAHGDALMAALMTARTAARGG; encoded by the coding sequence ATGACGCGAGCCCAGATGATCAAGGCCTTGACCCCCCTGGTGGTGGCCTGTTTGGCCGTGCTGGTGGTGTACTGGCCCACGGCCGTGTCGATGGCCGAGGTCTGGGATCGCTCCAACACCTACGCCCACGGCTGGGTGATACCGCCCATTTCGCTGTGGCTGATGTGGCGCGAGCGCGCGGCGCTGCGGGCCGTGCCGCTGCAGCCTTCGTGGTGGGGCCTGCTGCCGCTGGGGGCCAGCATGGGCTTGTGGCTGGCGGGTGACCTGGTGGCGGTGAATGCGGCCACCCAGCTGGCCCTGGTGGGCATGCTGGTGTCGATGGTGCCGCTGCTGTTGGGCTGGCGTGCCGCACGGGTGTGGTGGTTTCCGCTGGCCTTTTTGTTCCTGGCCGTGCCGGTGGGTGATTTCATGCTGCCGGTGCTGATGTCGTGGACGGCCGATTTCACGGTGTTGGCGTTGCGCTGGTCGGGTGTGCCTGTGTACCGCGAGGGGCTGGAGTTCATCATCCCCTCGGGCTCATGGTCGGTGGTGGAGGCCTGCAGCGGCATCCGTTACCTCATCACCGGGTTCATGGCGGGCTGCCTGTATGGCTACCTGAACTACCGCAGCAACTGGCTGCGCCTGAAGTTCGTGGGCCTGGCGGTGCTGGTGGCCTTGCTGGCCAACTGGTTGCGCGCCTACCTCATCGTCATGCTGGGCCACCATTCGGGCAACACGATTGCCACCGGGGTGGACCACCTCATCTACGGGTGGTTCTTCTTTGCCATCGTGTTGATGATTTTGTTCTGGCTGGGCGGGCGATGGACCGAGCCTGACGCCCCGCCCACGCCCACCATCCCCACCACGTCGGCCATGCCCCTGCCATCGCAGGGCAGCACGGGCCGTGGGTGGCCTGCCTTGCTGCTGGCCGGCGTGTTGCTGGCCACGCCCCTGATGGCGCTGGAGGTGTTCCGCCTGGGGGTGTCCAGCCAGCCGGTGGATGTGCGCCTGCCGCCGGCCGCCCCGGGCTGGCAGGTGGCGCAGGGTGCCGAGGCCTTGCCCGACTGGGGCCCCACCTTGCTGAACCCCAGCCTGGAGCGCCATCAGGTGTACGAGCGTGCCGACGGTGCCCGGGTGGGTCTGCACGTGGGCTACTTCCGGCAGCAGGGGCCGCAGCGCAAGCTGGTCACCTCATCGAACACGGTGGTGTCTGGCGACAAGGAGGCCCCCTGGGCCCTGGTGTCTCAAGCCCAGGCGACCGTGCAAGTCGATGGGCGGCCCTTGCCCGTGCGCGCCTTTGATCTGCGCTCGACCCAGGGGGGCCTGATGGCTCAGCCCCAGCGCTTGCGCCTGCACCAGTGGTACTGGCTCAATGGCCGGCTGACGGCCAGCGATGTGCGCGCCAAACTGTGGGGCGCGGCCGACCTGGTGCTGGGCCGGGGCGATGACGGCGCCATCTTGACGGTGTACGCCCTGCAGGGCCATGACACCGAGGCGCTGTTGAACGATTTCATGCGGGCACACGGGGATGCGTTGATGGCGGCACTGATGACGGCCCGGACGGCCGCAAGAGGCGGGTGA
- a CDS encoding TIGR03087 family PEP-CTERM/XrtA system glycosyltransferase, producing the protein MANVLYLVHRLPFPPNKGDKVRSYHLLKHLVQRHRVFLGTFIDDPEDEAHVGELSQLCPDLHIERVDARWGKVQALRGLLTGEALSLAFYRRPSLHAWVREVAARHGIDVSVVFSGAMAQFATPLLPKVPMLVDFVDVDSTKWTQYAPEHTWPMSVLYRREGRRLLAYEREVAAQARQSFFVTPKEAALFQGLAPESAARVQSISNGVDAEVFAPQPGLDSPFAPDEWPVVFTGAMDYWPNIDGVCWFAQAVLPRLRGQWPQVRFYIVGRNPAAQVKALAGDDVVVTGTVPDVRPYLAHARAVVAPLRVARGIQNKILEAMAMSQPVVTVPECAQAIGATAEDGLFSAADADGLLEATSRMLQAPALREQLGHAARAFVQARYSWQAHLSALDGWIDEVRA; encoded by the coding sequence ATGGCCAATGTCCTGTACCTGGTGCACCGTTTGCCTTTTCCGCCCAACAAGGGCGACAAGGTGCGTTCGTACCACCTGCTCAAGCACCTGGTGCAGCGCCATCGGGTGTTTCTGGGCACCTTCATCGATGACCCCGAAGACGAAGCCCATGTGGGTGAGCTGAGTCAGCTGTGCCCCGATCTGCACATTGAACGTGTTGACGCCCGTTGGGGCAAGGTGCAAGCCTTGCGCGGCCTGTTGACGGGCGAGGCCCTGTCGCTGGCGTTTTACCGCCGGCCGTCACTGCACGCCTGGGTGCGCGAAGTGGCGGCGCGGCATGGCATCGACGTGTCGGTGGTGTTTTCGGGGGCCATGGCGCAGTTCGCCACGCCCTTGCTGCCCAAGGTGCCCATGCTGGTTGATTTCGTGGACGTTGATTCCACCAAGTGGACGCAGTACGCGCCCGAGCACACCTGGCCCATGTCGGTGCTGTACCGGCGCGAGGGACGCCGTCTGCTGGCCTACGAGCGCGAGGTGGCCGCCCAGGCGCGGCAGTCTTTCTTTGTGACGCCCAAAGAGGCGGCGCTGTTTCAGGGGCTGGCGCCAGAGTCTGCCGCCCGCGTTCAATCGATCAGCAACGGGGTGGATGCCGAGGTGTTTGCGCCCCAGCCCGGGCTGGACAGCCCCTTTGCGCCTGACGAGTGGCCCGTGGTGTTCACCGGCGCGATGGATTACTGGCCCAACATCGACGGCGTGTGCTGGTTTGCGCAGGCGGTGTTGCCGCGCTTGCGTGGGCAATGGCCGCAGGTGCGCTTCTACATCGTGGGGCGCAATCCGGCGGCCCAGGTCAAGGCGCTGGCCGGTGACGACGTGGTCGTGACCGGCACCGTGCCCGATGTGCGGCCTTACCTGGCCCATGCCCGTGCGGTGGTGGCGCCCTTGAGGGTGGCCCGTGGCATCCAGAACAAGATCCTGGAGGCCATGGCCATGTCGCAGCCGGTGGTGACGGTGCCTGAGTGTGCCCAGGCCATAGGCGCCACAGCCGAAGACGGGCTGTTCAGCGCGGCCGACGCCGATGGACTGCTGGAGGCCACCTCGCGCATGCTGCAGGCACCCGCGTTGCGCGAGCAACTGGGCCATGCGGCACGCGCATTTGTGCAGGCGCGCTACAGCTGGCAGGCCCACCTGTCGGCGCTGGATGGCTGGATCGACGAGGTGCGCGCATGA
- a CDS encoding FemAB family XrtA/PEP-CTERM system-associated protein: MSAVKVSRLSAGDVALAARWDAYVMAHPEGTFFHRAAWQGILERVWKHRTHYLCVEQGGQVRGVLPLGHVKSRLFGNALTSLPFAVYGGVLADAPEVAQALEQAAEALGRELGAQHLELRHVRQHHADWPTQDLYVTFRKEILPKEEDNMLAIPRKQRAMVRKGIKNGLSSHIDPDVNRFFALYADNVHRHGTPAMPKRYFEALFEVFGDDCEVMTVCDAQGQPVSSVMSFYFRDEVLPYYAGDAVAARDLAANDFKYWELMRRACARGLKVFDYGRSKQGTGSYSFKKNWGFEPTPLHYEYRLFTRDSIPQNNPSNAKYKLMIEGWRRLPIGVANWLGPFIVRSLG, from the coding sequence ATGTCTGCCGTGAAGGTGTCGCGCCTGAGCGCTGGTGATGTGGCCCTGGCCGCCCGCTGGGATGCTTACGTGATGGCGCACCCGGAGGGCACCTTCTTTCACCGTGCGGCCTGGCAAGGCATTCTGGAGCGTGTGTGGAAGCACCGCACCCACTACCTGTGCGTGGAGCAGGGTGGACAGGTGCGCGGCGTGCTGCCGTTGGGACACGTGAAGAGCCGCCTGTTTGGCAACGCCCTGACCAGCCTGCCCTTTGCGGTGTATGGCGGTGTGCTGGCCGATGCACCCGAGGTGGCCCAGGCCCTGGAGCAGGCCGCCGAGGCCCTGGGCCGCGAGCTGGGGGCGCAACACCTGGAGCTGCGCCATGTGCGGCAGCACCATGCCGACTGGCCCACGCAAGACCTGTATGTCACCTTCCGCAAGGAGATCTTGCCCAAGGAAGAAGACAACATGCTGGCCATTCCGCGCAAGCAGCGCGCGATGGTGCGCAAGGGCATCAAGAATGGCCTGAGCTCGCACATTGATCCGGACGTGAACCGATTTTTTGCCCTGTACGCCGACAACGTGCATAGGCACGGCACACCGGCCATGCCCAAGCGCTACTTCGAAGCCTTGTTCGAGGTGTTTGGCGACGACTGCGAAGTGATGACGGTGTGCGATGCACAGGGTCAGCCCGTCAGCAGTGTGATGAGCTTTTATTTTCGCGACGAGGTGCTGCCTTATTACGCGGGCGATGCCGTGGCAGCCCGTGATCTGGCGGCCAATGACTTCAAGTATTGGGAGCTGATGCGGCGTGCTTGCGCGCGTGGCCTGAAGGTGTTTGACTACGGGCGCAGCAAACAGGGCACGGGCTCGTATTCGTTCAAGAAGAACTGGGGCTTTGAGCCCACGCCCCTGCATTACGAATACCGCTTGTTCACGCGAGATTCGATCCCACAGAACAACCCGTCCAACGCCAAGTACAAGCTGATGATCGAGGGCTGGCGTCGCCTGCCCATCGGCGTGGCCAACTGGTTGGGGCCCTTCATCGTGCGCAGCCTGGGGTGA
- a CDS encoding XrtA system polysaccharide deacetylase has product MSPAPRGVVNAFTIDVEDYFQVSAFAPYIARSDWDARECRVARNVGQILDMLARHNTRATFFTLGWIAQRYPQLVKDIAAAGHEVASHGYGHERVSDLSEADFEQDVLRTKALLEDLSGRPVLGYRAPSFSIGGGNLWALDVLARTGHRYSSSIYPIQHDHYGMPDAPRFKYRTRPGLVEVPPTTLRLMNRNLPSSGGGYFRLFPYALSRWMLQQVNAREQQSAVFYFHPWEIDPDQPRVQGIDWKSGFRHYVNLGQMAGRLDRLLADFEWGRMDEIFLRDEPAVSTPEVAFA; this is encoded by the coding sequence ATGAGCCCAGCACCACGTGGCGTGGTCAACGCCTTCACGATCGATGTGGAAGACTACTTCCAGGTGTCGGCCTTCGCGCCCTACATCGCCCGCAGCGACTGGGATGCCCGTGAGTGCCGCGTGGCCCGCAATGTGGGCCAGATCCTGGACATGCTGGCGCGTCACAACACCCGGGCCACGTTCTTCACCCTGGGCTGGATCGCGCAGCGCTACCCGCAATTGGTCAAAGACATCGCAGCGGCCGGGCACGAGGTGGCCAGCCATGGTTATGGCCACGAGCGTGTGAGCGACCTCAGCGAGGCCGACTTCGAGCAGGATGTGCTGCGCACCAAGGCCTTGCTGGAAGACCTCAGCGGCCGTCCGGTGCTGGGTTACCGCGCCCCGAGCTTCTCGATCGGCGGCGGCAACCTGTGGGCCCTGGACGTGCTGGCCCGCACGGGGCACCGCTACAGCTCCAGCATCTACCCCATCCAGCACGACCACTATGGCATGCCGGACGCGCCACGGTTCAAATACCGCACGCGCCCGGGCCTGGTGGAGGTGCCGCCCACCACGCTGCGCTTGATGAACCGTAACCTGCCGTCCAGCGGCGGTGGCTACTTTCGGCTGTTTCCGTACGCCTTGTCGCGCTGGATGCTGCAGCAGGTCAATGCGCGCGAGCAGCAATCGGCGGTGTTTTATTTCCATCCCTGGGAGATCGACCCCGATCAGCCCCGGGTGCAGGGCATCGACTGGAAGTCGGGCTTTCGGCACTACGTGAACCTGGGGCAGATGGCTGGCCGGCTGGATCGCTTGCTGGCCGATTTTGAATGGGGCCGAATGGACGAGATTTTCTTGCGCGACGAGCCTGCCGTGTCGACACCGGAGGTGGCCTTTGCCTGA
- a CDS encoding XrtA/PEP-CTERM system-associated ATPase, whose product MYEAFFGLTSKPFQLNPDPAFYFGSKQHRRARAYLEYGVMRGEGFIVITGEVGAGKTTVVRGLLEGLDPKTVVAAQLVSTQIEAEDTLRLVAAAFGVNVRDVSKAELLMALEAFFLRQATLGKRCLLLVDEAQNLTPKAVEELRMLSNFQLDKKALLQTFLVGQPEFRHTLQSPDMLQLRQRVIARCHLGPMEQDETRGYIEHRLRCAGATDKPTFEDGVFEAIHDYTHGVPRRINTLCDRLLLSAFLAGTSHITKEFLANVLTELDTEQAVPAPTPKAITHEVSSRLMTLEVPEGAELKGGLLPDLQEHMGRLTAVQLSAQLSRIERSVLRQERLNIEILTALQKILEKR is encoded by the coding sequence ATGTACGAAGCTTTTTTCGGGCTCACGAGCAAGCCGTTCCAGCTCAACCCAGACCCTGCTTTTTACTTCGGTAGCAAGCAGCATCGCCGTGCGCGCGCTTACCTTGAATATGGCGTGATGCGTGGCGAAGGCTTCATCGTGATCACGGGTGAGGTGGGCGCGGGCAAAACCACGGTGGTGCGTGGCTTGCTGGAGGGCCTTGACCCCAAGACGGTGGTGGCCGCCCAGTTGGTGAGCACCCAGATCGAGGCCGAAGACACGCTGCGCCTGGTGGCTGCGGCCTTTGGCGTGAACGTGCGTGATGTGTCGAAGGCCGAGCTGTTGATGGCCCTGGAGGCCTTCTTTTTGCGCCAGGCCACCTTGGGCAAACGCTGCCTGCTGCTGGTGGACGAGGCCCAGAACCTCACGCCCAAGGCGGTGGAAGAGTTGCGCATGCTGTCGAACTTTCAGCTCGACAAGAAGGCCTTGTTGCAGACCTTTCTGGTGGGGCAGCCCGAGTTTCGCCACACGCTGCAAAGCCCCGACATGCTGCAGTTGCGCCAGCGGGTGATTGCGCGGTGCCATCTGGGCCCCATGGAGCAAGACGAAACCCGGGGCTACATCGAGCACCGGCTGCGCTGCGCAGGTGCCACCGACAAGCCCACGTTTGAAGACGGCGTCTTTGAGGCCATTCACGACTACACCCACGGGGTGCCCCGCCGCATCAATACCTTGTGTGATCGCCTGCTGCTGAGCGCCTTTCTGGCGGGCACATCCCACATCACCAAAGAGTTTCTGGCCAATGTGCTGACCGAGCTGGACACCGAGCAGGCGGTGCCGGCGCCCACGCCCAAGGCCATCACGCACGAGGTGTCGTCGCGCCTGATGACGCTGGAGGTGCCCGAAGGCGCCGAGCTCAAGGGCGGCCTGTTGCCGGATCTGCAAGAGCACATGGGCCGGTTGACGGCGGTGCAGTTGAGCGCGCAGCTGTCGCGCATCGAGCGCAGTGTGTTGCGGCAGGAGCGCCTGAACATCGAGATCCTGACGGCGCTGCAAAAGATTCTTGAAAAGAGGTGA
- a CDS encoding TIGR03016 family PEP-CTERM system-associated outer membrane protein, translated as MSRHMHRRRAACATAVCLGAAALLAHGPAHAQSEPPQQTASGTTASTKPRLWIEPSLQVQAAVNHRAEGGGFKFPLADRTGAEVQVSPGLRVVGDLPKARFSVDYVLTGATRSRHLSDAETYHRLNSLGQFELADNTLFLDVQAQAARQAVSALGAPFQSTGSDANQAQTWSGQLSPYVKGTLPGQVNALLRHTVGVVGSDAANRADTTTHQTALSLGRQVGTSLGWAVDVQHQTLARDLNLDDTSLSSANATVSYAVASRWLARVSAGAESTDRIEGVSTRYTNWGLGLEWKPSGQAVVGADVGRRYFGNYHDVRLEWRGPRSSVRFSDTRDVVDTPETSVTQSVGTLYQLFDTLLASELEDPVARAQAVEALLRQNGLTGDELVQRSFLYSQSTVQRTRTVSVLWSRPRQSLGFNVSHADVRRLQKQRFTAGDDLDVLSAVRTLNWNVLFTHRLTPRMSVSVSHARSRPLGDEAAVGASSQSTQVGLNAALGARTSGSVQLRHTSNKSSVSPYAETALVGNLLHRF; from the coding sequence ATGAGCCGTCACATGCATCGCCGCCGGGCGGCGTGCGCCACCGCGGTGTGTCTGGGGGCTGCCGCCTTGCTGGCCCATGGCCCGGCGCACGCTCAGTCCGAGCCGCCCCAACAAACCGCTTCGGGCACCACGGCATCGACCAAGCCCCGATTGTGGATTGAGCCTTCGTTGCAAGTGCAAGCGGCGGTCAACCACCGCGCCGAGGGTGGAGGCTTCAAGTTTCCGCTGGCCGACCGCACGGGCGCCGAGGTTCAGGTGTCGCCCGGTTTGCGCGTGGTGGGTGATTTGCCCAAGGCCCGCTTTTCTGTGGATTACGTGCTGACGGGCGCCACCCGATCACGCCATCTGTCAGACGCAGAAACCTACCACCGGCTCAACAGCCTGGGCCAGTTCGAGCTGGCCGACAACACGCTGTTTCTGGACGTGCAGGCCCAGGCGGCGCGACAGGCCGTGTCGGCATTGGGTGCCCCCTTCCAGTCCACGGGCTCGGACGCCAACCAGGCGCAGACCTGGTCGGGACAGCTGTCGCCCTACGTGAAGGGCACCCTGCCAGGGCAGGTCAATGCCTTGTTGCGCCATACCGTCGGTGTGGTGGGTTCGGACGCGGCCAACCGCGCCGACACCACCACCCACCAGACCGCCTTGAGCTTGGGGCGTCAGGTGGGCACCTCGCTGGGCTGGGCTGTGGATGTGCAGCACCAAACCCTGGCCCGTGACCTGAATCTGGACGACACCTCGCTGTCGTCGGCCAACGCCACCGTGAGCTATGCGGTGGCCTCGCGCTGGCTGGCCCGCGTCAGTGCGGGTGCCGAGTCCACCGACCGCATCGAGGGCGTGAGCACCCGCTACACCAACTGGGGGCTGGGCCTGGAGTGGAAGCCTTCTGGTCAAGCCGTGGTGGGCGCCGATGTGGGTCGCCGGTATTTTGGCAATTACCACGATGTGCGCCTTGAATGGCGCGGCCCCCGCAGCAGCGTGCGTTTCTCTGACACGCGCGACGTGGTGGACACCCCCGAGACCAGCGTCACCCAAAGCGTGGGCACCCTGTATCAGTTGTTCGACACCTTGCTGGCCTCGGAGCTTGAAGACCCGGTGGCGCGCGCACAGGCGGTGGAGGCGCTGCTGCGCCAGAACGGCCTGACGGGCGACGAGCTGGTGCAGCGCTCGTTCTTGTATTCGCAAAGCACGGTGCAGCGCACGCGCACGGTATCGGTGTTGTGGTCGCGCCCGCGCCAGAGCCTGGGCTTCAATGTGTCTCATGCCGATGTGCGCCGCCTGCAAAAGCAACGGTTCACGGCAGGTGATGACCTGGACGTGCTGTCGGCGGTGCGCACCTTGAACTGGAACGTGCTGTTCACGCACCGCCTGACGCCACGCATGTCGGTGTCGGTGTCGCATGCGCGCTCGCGCCCCCTGGGTGATGAGGCGGCCGTGGGGGCGTCCAGCCAGTCGACACAGGTGGGCCTGAACGCCGCCTTGGGCGCCCGCACCTCGGGCTCGGTGCAGCTCAGGCACACCAGCAACAAGAGCAGTGTGAGTCCGTATGCGGAAACAGCACTGGTGGGTAACCTGCTGCACCGTTTCTGA